Proteins encoded within one genomic window of Mesobacillus subterraneus:
- a CDS encoding response regulator transcription factor — translation MYKIMLIEDDAQLCELVKENLERYGYEVELPVHFSKIDEEFAQINPDLVLLDINLPYYDGYYLCRSFRQRSTVPILMISARSQEMEQIMVIELGADDFITKPFTFDMLHTKIKATLRRVYGEYSAKEEDQHCTGSLCLDKKTLMLEYEGSRAELSKNEYKLMKKLMENKGTFVSREELIEEVWDAVTFVDDNTLTVNMTRIKQTLAKLGLSQVIKSKRGVGYMLETPEGNVHA, via the coding sequence ATGTATAAAATCATGCTGATTGAAGACGATGCTCAGCTTTGTGAACTGGTCAAAGAGAATTTGGAGCGGTATGGATATGAAGTAGAACTGCCGGTTCATTTTTCAAAAATAGATGAAGAGTTTGCCCAAATAAATCCCGATCTAGTTTTGCTTGATATTAATCTGCCATATTATGATGGTTATTATTTGTGCAGAAGTTTCCGCCAGAGATCGACTGTGCCGATCCTGATGATTTCTGCGCGAAGTCAGGAGATGGAACAGATTATGGTCATCGAGTTGGGAGCGGATGATTTTATCACGAAGCCGTTTACCTTCGACATGCTGCACACGAAAATCAAGGCGACGTTGAGAAGAGTTTATGGAGAATATTCCGCAAAAGAAGAGGATCAACACTGCACAGGGTCGCTTTGTCTTGATAAGAAGACACTGATGCTGGAATATGAAGGTTCGAGGGCTGAACTTTCGAAGAATGAGTATAAATTGATGAAGAAGCTGATGGAGAATAAGGGCACTTTTGTTTCGAGAGAAGAACTGATTGAAGAAGTGTGGGATGCGGTCACTTTCGTGGATGATAATACCCTGACCGTGAATATGACGAGGATCAAGCAAACTCTTGCCAAGCTTGGATTAAGCCAGGTTATCAAAAGCAAGCGAGGGGTTGGATATATGCTAGAAACTCCTGAAGGGAATGTACATGCTTAA
- a CDS encoding ChaB family protein, giving the protein MPYNSLKDLPDSVKDNLPHHAQEIFKEAFNSASEQYDEEETAFKVAWSAVKNEYEKNDDDEWVRKEED; this is encoded by the coding sequence ATGCCCTATAATTCTTTAAAAGATCTGCCAGATTCAGTAAAGGATAACCTGCCACATCATGCCCAGGAGATTTTCAAAGAGGCATTCAATTCAGCCTCTGAGCAATACGATGAAGAAGAAACAGCCTTTAAGGTGGCGTGGAGTGCTGTTAAAAATGAGTATGAAAAGAATGATGATGATGAATGGGTTAGAAAAGAGGAAGATTAA
- a CDS encoding DUF1206 domain-containing protein, with amino-acid sequence MNSPSSLEVRNKLKEVKPWMRRFARFGYIAKGLVYGMVGALAALAAFGPKGDTTGTSGALQSISEMPFGEVALWMIGIGLIGYILWDFIKAIKDPENEGTDAKGLIKRTAYFISGLIYTNLAFGAIKLASNTGSAGGENSEKTISAKLMEQPFGVWLVGLVGAIIIGYGVYELYSGAKEKFMSKFKTYEMNEKERKTARLSGKIGLISRGIVLSMVGFFFIRTAYTNNPNESKGLGGALTELANQPFGQFLLAIVAVGLILYGIYQIIKGRYQHMNFGHSGK; translated from the coding sequence ATGAATTCACCATCATCTTTAGAAGTCAGAAATAAATTGAAAGAAGTTAAACCGTGGATGCGCCGTTTTGCCCGCTTCGGCTATATTGCCAAAGGTCTTGTCTATGGAATGGTCGGAGCGCTCGCTGCTTTGGCAGCATTCGGACCAAAAGGCGACACAACCGGGACATCTGGTGCCCTTCAATCAATCTCCGAAATGCCCTTTGGTGAAGTTGCCCTTTGGATGATCGGGATTGGTTTAATAGGATATATTTTATGGGATTTTATTAAAGCCATTAAAGATCCGGAAAATGAAGGAACCGATGCTAAGGGTTTGATTAAAAGAACAGCATATTTCATCAGTGGACTCATTTATACGAATCTAGCATTCGGTGCAATAAAATTAGCTAGTAACACCGGATCAGCTGGTGGAGAAAATTCGGAGAAAACAATTTCCGCCAAGTTAATGGAACAGCCCTTTGGCGTCTGGTTGGTAGGATTGGTTGGTGCGATTATTATTGGATATGGTGTGTACGAACTATATAGTGGAGCTAAAGAGAAGTTCATGTCTAAATTCAAAACGTATGAAATGAATGAAAAAGAACGCAAAACCGCACGTCTGTCAGGTAAAATCGGCCTGATCTCCCGTGGAATTGTCTTGAGTATGGTTGGATTTTTCTTCATTCGCACAGCCTACACAAATAATCCCAATGAATCAAAAGGACTCGGCGGCGCATTAACGGAACTGGCAAACCAGCCATTCGGACAATTTTTATTAGCTATTGTGGCAGTCGGACTGATATTATACGGCATTTACCAAATCATTAAAGGCCGCTATCAACATATGAATTTTGGTCATAGTGGAAAATAG
- a CDS encoding VOC family protein, which translates to MINKIGQIMLYVNDQDVAVKFWTEKMGFVVKAEEDNRTGFRWIEIAPNLDSETSIVLHDKDFVAKMSPGLNLGTPSLMLFSENLEKLHSDLSNKNVFVGEIVNMPSGRVFNFADDEENYFAVMEK; encoded by the coding sequence ATGATTAATAAAATCGGTCAAATCATGTTGTACGTAAATGATCAGGATGTTGCAGTAAAATTCTGGACTGAAAAAATGGGGTTTGTAGTGAAAGCCGAAGAAGATAATAGGACAGGATTCAGATGGATTGAAATTGCACCAAATTTAGATTCTGAAACAAGTATCGTACTGCATGATAAAGATTTTGTGGCAAAAATGTCTCCTGGACTCAATCTTGGTACTCCTTCATTAATGCTTTTTTCAGAGAATCTTGAGAAATTACACAGCGATTTATCCAATAAAAACGTGTTTGTCGGTGAAATTGTAAACATGCCTTCAGGGAGGGTCTTTAATTTTGCTGATGATGAGGAAAACTACTTTGCTGTGATGGAAAAATGA
- a CDS encoding CPBP family intramembrane glutamic endopeptidase — protein sequence MELKAQETAARIDFTKRENIELYIIIVLMVVSVIFVPVLKGIIAIAPILYFFIERKVRKRTLEEIGFSSAHIKENISNTWKLILFTGIAMQLLYLFSYKNFFPEVLEHVLGRIPLDFSNLNPLLFLSIALLAFGEEIVFRGLIQARLSKLMPVWVVILVTSLLFAAMHISTGEGTVVIVDLLSVFIDSILFGIIFAKTRNIYIVTLAHILANTVALLSIYLFVV from the coding sequence ATGGAACTAAAGGCACAAGAAACTGCTGCAAGAATAGATTTTACGAAAAGAGAAAACATTGAGTTATACATTATTATCGTGCTAATGGTTGTGTCAGTAATTTTTGTTCCAGTATTGAAAGGAATCATAGCAATTGCACCAATTCTATATTTTTTTATTGAACGAAAAGTGAGGAAAAGAACGTTGGAGGAGATCGGGTTTTCCAGTGCCCATATTAAAGAGAACATCTCAAATACATGGAAACTTATTTTGTTTACCGGGATTGCAATGCAATTACTCTACTTATTTTCTTATAAAAACTTCTTCCCGGAAGTATTAGAGCATGTCCTTGGTAGAATTCCTCTTGATTTCAGTAACTTGAATCCACTATTGTTTCTAAGTATCGCATTGCTCGCTTTTGGAGAAGAGATTGTCTTTAGGGGCTTAATCCAGGCACGATTGAGCAAACTCATGCCAGTATGGGTGGTCATCCTTGTTACTTCCCTGTTATTTGCCGCCATGCATATCTCAACCGGTGAAGGAACTGTTGTCATTGTTGATTTATTGAGTGTCTTTATCGACAGTATTCTGTTCGGAATCATTTTTGCTAAAACAAGGAATATTTATATCGTGACGCTCGCTCATATTTTAGCTAATACGGTGGCTTTGTTATCAATTTATTTATTTGTTGTATAG
- a CDS encoding cell wall hydrolase → MPRVKYVDSDVALIARMMRAEAEGEGPLGMLMVGNVIVNRLKANCLDFKDLRSVRDVIFQIQGGNYSFEAVQKGNVFYNRARGVEKRLAKQTLDYWRQQPSKFALWYFNPYAPCPSTWYNQPLAGQYKQHCYYEPIANTCEGAYLY, encoded by the coding sequence ATGCCAAGGGTAAAATATGTCGACAGTGACGTTGCATTAATTGCCAGGATGATGAGGGCGGAAGCGGAAGGTGAAGGTCCGCTGGGGATGCTTATGGTTGGGAATGTTATTGTCAATCGACTGAAAGCAAATTGTCTAGATTTTAAAGATTTAAGGTCTGTGAGAGACGTGATTTTTCAAATTCAGGGAGGAAACTATTCATTCGAGGCTGTACAAAAGGGAAATGTTTTTTATAACAGAGCTAGAGGTGTGGAAAAGAGATTGGCTAAGCAAACATTGGATTATTGGAGGCAGCAGCCATCGAAGTTTGCTCTTTGGTATTTCAATCCGTATGCTCCTTGTCCTTCTACATGGTACAATCAGCCATTGGCGGGACAGTACAAACAACATTGTTATTATGAACCAATTGCTAATACGTGCGAAGGTGCTTATCTATATTAG
- a CDS encoding type 1 glutamine amidotransferase domain-containing protein yields MAKVLAVLSSGHKDEENNYETGWWGEELFAPMQLLEEAGHQVDLASPLGGKPVIDKMSISKEYDPNGTYKELYESGKADDTMKLSDVNANDYDVVLVVGGHGAMYDLAKNEDLHEILNKIYDGGGIVAAECHGPAPLVFAKRPNGESFIAGKKVTGYPDEIEPEGLLEILPFSLEQEMCKVSHYDQGDLEKTGHAVWGDDQLVTSRDPFSSELMGKELVKALEKK; encoded by the coding sequence ATGGCAAAAGTATTAGCAGTATTATCTAGTGGTCATAAGGACGAAGAAAATAATTATGAAACTGGCTGGTGGGGAGAGGAATTATTTGCGCCGATGCAGCTTCTTGAAGAGGCGGGACATCAAGTAGACCTTGCATCGCCGCTTGGAGGCAAGCCAGTTATCGATAAAATGAGTATCAGTAAAGAATACGATCCGAATGGTACGTATAAAGAGCTTTATGAGTCCGGAAAAGCGGACGATACGATGAAACTTTCAGATGTGAATGCTAACGACTACGATGTAGTGCTCGTTGTAGGAGGACATGGTGCAATGTATGATTTGGCCAAGAATGAGGATTTACATGAGATCTTGAATAAAATTTACGATGGAGGAGGCATAGTAGCAGCAGAATGCCATGGTCCAGCACCGCTTGTGTTTGCCAAGCGACCTAACGGAGAAAGCTTTATTGCTGGTAAAAAAGTGACAGGTTATCCCGATGAAATCGAGCCAGAAGGTTTGTTGGAAATCCTTCCTTTCAGTCTGGAACAGGAAATGTGCAAGGTCAGCCATTATGATCAAGGAGACCTTGAAAAGACAGGACATGCTGTATGGGGTGACGATCAGCTTGTGACTAGCCGTGATCCATTTTCTTCTGAGTTGATGGGAAAAGAACTGGTTAAGGCGTTGGAGAAGAAATAA
- a CDS encoding aminoglycoside 6-adenylyltransferase produces the protein MYSTQERSAYFERAKSEIESFELVEGIVQIGSGVIGYNDEHSDIDLMVATTTIEDAEITRDFVRKTLSNFEKSYIKEKQFSQDIFLVIALLQNGLEFNVSIVPREFLSVKSPLWKVIVDKTGLVTEKMETEQEKFDNKTVKYNVGMDVAFEFVYCALALEKELQRNNFIYALKKLEDMRDFTLLIQALNEDKKLHQFKAYETLNPDFIKACLSTYPREVTAESIRVSSEKLKELFVKTLKHSSTFTMDNDLEQLLTKTRINQMS, from the coding sequence ATGTATAGTACTCAAGAAAGAAGTGCTTATTTTGAAAGAGCAAAAAGTGAAATCGAGTCCTTCGAATTAGTGGAAGGAATCGTACAAATAGGCTCTGGAGTGATTGGGTATAACGATGAACACTCTGACATAGACTTAATGGTTGCCACGACTACCATTGAAGATGCAGAAATCACAAGAGATTTTGTTCGTAAAACCCTTAGCAACTTTGAAAAAAGCTACATTAAAGAAAAACAATTCAGCCAAGACATTTTTCTTGTGATCGCCCTCCTGCAAAACGGACTGGAATTCAATGTTTCAATTGTCCCAAGAGAATTTTTATCAGTAAAATCTCCTCTATGGAAAGTGATTGTTGATAAAACAGGGTTAGTTACCGAGAAGATGGAAACTGAACAAGAAAAATTCGATAACAAAACCGTTAAGTATAACGTAGGAATGGACGTGGCATTCGAGTTTGTCTATTGTGCTTTGGCATTAGAGAAAGAACTGCAGCGAAATAACTTCATCTATGCATTAAAGAAGCTAGAGGATATGAGAGACTTTACCTTACTCATACAAGCATTGAATGAAGATAAAAAACTGCATCAGTTTAAGGCCTATGAAACCTTAAATCCTGACTTTATTAAGGCCTGCCTTTCAACGTATCCACGAGAAGTAACAGCTGAAAGTATTAGAGTATCTTCTGAAAAGTTAAAAGAACTGTTTGTGAAAACGTTGAAACATAGTTCCACTTTCACGATGGATAATGATTTAGAACAACTTTTAACAAAGACTAGGATAAATCAAATGTCATGA
- a CDS encoding S9 family peptidase has translation MIQFKKPDIENFYRTFNIQSFTVSPDEKQLVFSTNLTGKYNLWAMDLPNQYPYPLTFIDQTCLALSYSHDGSFMVVGFDHDGDENGQLYALPPAGGEMVPLRTAEGHRHMMPFLSKDDQRLYYTSTKDNDTYLNIYRYDLESGDEDIVLEGEGAACFLVAVDEEENNFAYLKQYANTYAPGFIFQDGKSYSLTPETDEQFTVGEGVFVGDEYYFVTTYGEDFDYLAKFNLKTHEFTKVLSIEKEEFGPIRYDESTNSLYFVTSKGVNDYLYQYNLVDGTYQDSHLPASIIQGGSVAKSGNVYVLAGSATKPNNIFMKEAGSDEWKQLTNLAVPGVKEDELAEPEVLTYPSYDGMMMEALFFKAKEDVSNGHVILWPHGGPQAAERKFFRAMFQFLVNRGYSIFAPNFRGSTGYGLAFSKMVEGNWGDGPRLDNIAALEYLYEKGLADRDKTFLMGGSFGGYMVLLLHGRHPEYFKAVVDVFGPSNLFSFIESVPEHWKPIMNQWVGDPVKDFDKLTEYSPITYLDTMTKPMLIIQGANDPRVVKQESDQIVKALQEKGREVKYLVLEDEGHGFSKKENEILVNRTILEFFDQFVEAKVLAE, from the coding sequence TTGATACAATTTAAGAAGCCTGATATCGAAAATTTTTATCGTACTTTTAATATTCAAAGTTTCACGGTCAGTCCGGATGAGAAGCAATTGGTGTTCAGTACAAATTTAACTGGGAAGTACAATTTGTGGGCAATGGATCTGCCTAACCAGTATCCATATCCACTGACATTCATTGACCAGACCTGCCTGGCATTGAGTTATTCGCATGATGGAAGCTTTATGGTGGTTGGTTTCGATCATGATGGGGATGAAAATGGTCAGTTATATGCTCTCCCTCCTGCGGGCGGAGAGATGGTGCCGCTTCGAACGGCAGAAGGACATCGCCACATGATGCCGTTCTTATCAAAGGACGACCAGCGGCTTTATTACACTTCTACAAAAGACAATGACACTTATCTGAACATTTACCGTTATGATCTCGAATCAGGAGATGAGGACATAGTTCTTGAGGGTGAGGGAGCGGCTTGCTTTTTAGTCGCTGTTGACGAAGAAGAAAATAATTTTGCTTACCTAAAACAATATGCCAATACATACGCGCCTGGATTTATTTTTCAGGATGGGAAATCGTACTCGCTGACTCCTGAAACAGATGAGCAATTCACTGTCGGCGAAGGAGTGTTTGTAGGTGACGAGTATTACTTTGTGACCACATATGGTGAGGATTTTGATTATCTTGCAAAATTCAATCTCAAGACTCACGAGTTCACCAAGGTTCTTTCGATTGAAAAAGAAGAGTTCGGTCCTATCCGATATGATGAGAGTACAAATAGCCTTTATTTCGTTACATCCAAAGGAGTTAATGATTATTTATATCAATACAATCTGGTTGATGGAACATATCAAGACAGTCATTTGCCAGCTTCAATTATCCAGGGTGGCTCAGTCGCTAAAAGTGGCAATGTCTACGTGCTTGCCGGATCAGCCACGAAACCTAACAATATTTTTATGAAGGAAGCAGGCAGTGATGAGTGGAAACAGCTGACAAATTTGGCTGTTCCGGGTGTCAAGGAAGATGAACTTGCAGAACCAGAAGTCCTGACTTACCCTTCCTATGATGGCATGATGATGGAAGCTTTATTTTTCAAGGCGAAGGAAGATGTTAGCAATGGTCATGTCATCCTATGGCCGCATGGTGGTCCACAGGCTGCAGAACGAAAATTCTTCCGTGCAATGTTCCAATTCCTAGTAAATAGAGGCTACAGCATTTTCGCTCCAAATTTCCGAGGGTCAACTGGTTATGGACTTGCGTTCAGCAAGATGGTCGAGGGAAATTGGGGAGATGGACCACGCCTTGATAATATTGCTGCCCTTGAATATCTTTACGAGAAAGGTTTGGCTGACAGAGATAAAACATTTTTGATGGGTGGAAGCTTTGGCGGATATATGGTCTTGTTATTGCACGGCCGTCATCCGGAATACTTCAAGGCAGTTGTCGATGTTTTTGGACCATCAAATCTTTTCTCATTCATTGAATCCGTCCCTGAGCATTGGAAACCCATCATGAATCAGTGGGTTGGAGATCCGGTCAAGGACTTCGATAAGCTCACAGAGTATTCACCAATCACATACCTGGATACAATGACTAAGCCAATGCTGATCATCCAGGGTGCAAACGACCCGCGCGTCGTAAAGCAGGAATCAGACCAGATCGTCAAAGCCCTTCAAGAAAAAGGCCGCGAAGTGAAATACCTTGTCCTTGAAGACGAAGGGCATGGATTTTCGAAAAAAGAAAATGAGATCCTTGTAAACCGGACGATTCTTGAGTTTTTTGATCAGTTTGTCGAAGCGAAAGTATTAGCTGAGTAA
- a CDS encoding GNAT family N-acetyltransferase: MLFKNSLEGITPEMLEGFFDGWPTPPSPETHFKLLKNSSKVVLALNDDADYVVGFITAISDGVLSAYIPFLEVLPDYKNRGIGKELINRMMTELADIYMIDLCCDDDLVPYYEKLSMVKANGMLLRNYEMQSGRKTE; this comes from the coding sequence ATGTTATTCAAAAATTCACTTGAGGGTATTACGCCTGAAATGTTGGAAGGCTTCTTTGATGGCTGGCCTACCCCACCTAGTCCAGAGACGCACTTCAAACTATTAAAAAATAGCAGCAAAGTAGTCCTGGCACTCAATGATGATGCTGATTATGTGGTTGGATTCATTACAGCTATCAGTGATGGAGTCCTATCCGCCTATATCCCCTTCCTTGAAGTGCTGCCAGACTACAAGAATAGAGGAATCGGCAAGGAATTGATCAATCGAATGATGACAGAACTTGCTGATATTTATATGATTGACCTTTGTTGTGACGATGACCTTGTCCCCTACTATGAAAAGCTGAGTATGGTAAAAGCAAATGGAATGCTCTTAAGGAATTATGAAATGCAGTCAGGGAGAAAAACCGAATAA
- a CDS encoding exotoxin beta-grasp domain-containing protein: protein MDNEQLLKIILDRFDKVDQRFNEVDHQFKEVLTRLNRIEESQQEDVKGTLQLISKKVDGIRFDVDYLSEKTGKHDTKINSLEKRIQS from the coding sequence ATGGATAATGAACAACTACTCAAAATCATCTTAGACCGATTTGATAAAGTAGACCAACGTTTTAATGAGGTAGACCACCAGTTTAAAGAAGTTTTAACTAGGCTGAACCGTATTGAAGAAAGCCAACAAGAAGACGTTAAAGGTACCCTTCAATTAATTTCTAAGAAGGTTGACGGTATTAGGTTCGACGTTGATTATTTAAGTGAGAAGACAGGGAAACACGATACAAAAATAAATAGTCTCGAAAAGAGAATTCAGTCCTAA
- a CDS encoding GNAT family N-acetyltransferase: protein MKLQEMAHLYNLEELVDIDEEVIGHNSRREYIKRAIEDERCIVAYDIKNQIVGFLLFDTHFFDCSFISLIIVRPTERRKGYATALIDYFIHISPTRKIFSSTNKSNKSMQEVFKVNGFIESGFIENLDEGDPEIIYYRSK, encoded by the coding sequence TTGAAATTACAGGAAATGGCTCATTTATATAATTTAGAAGAATTAGTGGATATAGATGAAGAGGTAATTGGCCACAATAGCAGGCGTGAATATATTAAGAGAGCTATTGAAGACGAGAGGTGTATAGTTGCTTATGATATTAAAAATCAAATCGTTGGGTTTTTATTATTCGATACCCATTTCTTTGATTGTAGTTTCATTTCACTGATAATCGTTAGGCCAACGGAAAGACGAAAAGGTTATGCAACAGCGCTTATTGATTACTTTATTCACATTTCTCCAACAAGGAAAATATTCTCATCAACGAATAAATCAAATAAAAGCATGCAGGAAGTTTTTAAGGTAAACGGCTTTATCGAAAGTGGATTTATCGAAAATTTAGATGAAGGAGACCCTGAAATAATTTACTATAGGTCTAAATAA
- a CDS encoding GNAT family N-acetyltransferase — protein sequence MNTTQLPKVHLRELTLNDTEDRYQWCLDKEVTKHLNMPERYPPFSSEETQAWIEMCINKTNGYEQKAIMTEKGKHIGWVDFKNIDKLNKHAELGIAIGDKSYWGKGYGLSAMNEMLIWGFQQLELNKIWLRVEIDNEKAIKSYKNIGYVEEGVLRQDRLRNGEFVDRLRMSILKDEF from the coding sequence ATGAATACAACTCAATTGCCAAAGGTTCATTTAAGAGAACTGACTTTAAATGATACAGAGGACCGTTACCAATGGTGTCTTGATAAAGAGGTAACAAAGCATTTAAATATGCCAGAGAGATACCCTCCATTTAGTAGTGAAGAAACTCAGGCGTGGATAGAAATGTGTATAAACAAGACAAATGGATATGAACAAAAAGCAATCATGACTGAAAAAGGCAAACACATCGGTTGGGTAGATTTTAAGAATATCGATAAGTTGAACAAGCATGCAGAATTAGGAATAGCAATTGGAGATAAAAGCTACTGGGGTAAAGGGTACGGTTTATCCGCGATGAATGAAATGCTTATTTGGGGATTTCAACAGCTAGAGCTTAACAAGATTTGGCTTAGAGTGGAGATTGATAATGAAAAAGCGATTAAATCTTATAAGAATATTGGATACGTCGAAGAAGGAGTATTAAGACAAGATAGATTAAGAAACGGTGAATTTGTCGATCGGTTAAGAATGAGTATTCTTAAAGACGAGTTTTAA
- a CDS encoding phosphotransferase family protein → MLNRVIKQFGLQVDSLTEVEDSHSSTVYKCTLTKGQNVFLKIPYTKLKFQRELEAYEILKGRVSIPDMLDHWSGDDECPGAFLLSELKGKPLTTEVSPTVAFQVGVLQAQMHTIHPLADQQFYGIKNEFANWSDFVEQQFYSFAEDVKIILDPQLYTQAIEKYEQMKHNLPSPDGPSFVHMDFRPANIIVDGDQVSGMIDFESVRFGSTEVDFTKLYRDFLSFDTTLYKAFREGYISIRPLIDLETVLPFYQFTDAFNSIGWCKRRGIEKNAVFLEENLARLKEFMKQQN, encoded by the coding sequence ATGTTAAATCGAGTGATTAAGCAATTTGGATTGCAGGTAGATTCGCTAACCGAGGTGGAAGATTCACATAGTTCTACCGTCTATAAATGTACTTTGACAAAAGGACAAAATGTATTTTTGAAAATCCCTTATACAAAATTGAAGTTTCAGCGGGAGTTGGAAGCCTATGAAATATTAAAAGGTAGAGTTTCTATTCCTGACATGTTGGATCATTGGTCTGGTGATGATGAGTGTCCGGGCGCTTTTTTATTATCTGAATTAAAAGGAAAACCGTTAACAACTGAGGTTTCGCCAACTGTCGCGTTTCAAGTTGGGGTTCTTCAAGCCCAAATGCATACCATTCATCCGCTTGCTGACCAACAGTTTTATGGCATAAAGAATGAATTTGCGAACTGGTCTGATTTTGTTGAGCAGCAATTTTATAGTTTTGCTGAGGACGTAAAGATTATTTTGGATCCACAGTTATATACTCAAGCGATTGAAAAATACGAGCAAATGAAGCATAACCTGCCATCTCCAGACGGACCAAGTTTTGTACATATGGATTTTCGCCCTGCCAATATTATCGTTGACGGTGATCAAGTTTCAGGAATGATCGATTTTGAGAGTGTGCGCTTTGGTTCGACTGAAGTTGATTTTACCAAACTATATCGTGATTTTTTATCTTTCGATACTACGCTCTATAAGGCCTTTCGTGAGGGCTATATCAGTATTAGACCATTAATTGACTTAGAAACTGTCCTGCCATTTTATCAATTTACAGATGCTTTTAACAGTATCGGGTGGTGTAAACGACGTGGAATTGAGAAAAATGCTGTATTTCTGGAAGAAAATTTAGCAAGATTAAAAGAATTTATGAAACAACAGAACTAA
- a CDS encoding helix-turn-helix domain-containing protein encodes MAIIINIDVMLAKRKMSVTELSDRVGITMANLSILKNGKAKAIRLSTLDAICKALECQPGDILEYRSDEEY; translated from the coding sequence ATGGCAATTATAATCAATATTGATGTGATGTTGGCAAAAAGAAAAATGAGCGTAACGGAACTTTCAGATCGGGTTGGAATCACAATGGCCAATCTTTCTATTTTGAAAAATGGAAAAGCAAAAGCGATCAGGCTATCTACCCTAGATGCCATTTGCAAAGCATTAGAATGCCAGCCTGGTGATATTTTGGAGTATAGAAGTGATGAAGAGTATTAA
- a CDS encoding DUF2975 domain-containing protein, with translation MKKGSTLFLKVAVILIGLPVLALCLFVLPQIAAEANEAAERGSDMAFVVYALLMVMYVSAIPFYFALYQSFKLLTHIDRNQAFSDLSVIALKNIKKSAITISGMYLVAMPCVYILAEVDDAPGLIIIGMGMIFAPLVVAVFAAVLQRLLKEAIDYKEENDLIV, from the coding sequence ATGAAAAAAGGTTCAACACTTTTTTTGAAGGTAGCTGTTATTCTTATTGGCCTGCCAGTTTTGGCTTTGTGTCTGTTTGTATTGCCTCAGATTGCGGCTGAAGCGAATGAAGCAGCGGAAAGAGGTTCAGATATGGCTTTTGTGGTGTATGCCCTTTTAATGGTTATGTATGTTTCGGCCATTCCTTTTTACTTCGCTTTGTATCAATCATTTAAACTTTTAACGCACATCGACAGAAATCAAGCTTTCTCTGACTTGTCTGTAATAGCTCTTAAGAATATTAAAAAAAGTGCCATCACAATAAGTGGAATGTATTTGGTTGCTATGCCATGCGTCTATATTTTAGCCGAGGTTGATGATGCACCGGGTCTAATCATTATCGGAATGGGTATGATTTTTGCTCCGTTAGTGGTTGCGGTCTTCGCGGCGGTTCTCCAGCGTCTATTAAAAGAAGCCATCGATTACAAAGAAGAGAACGACTTAATAGTCTGA
- a CDS encoding DUF3934 domain-containing protein — protein sequence MSKAKGKSGTGRGTGKKGWNRWQASANKAKSFKPYKSKGVKHGDASKDGASEK from the coding sequence TTGAGTAAAGCGAAGGGTAAGAGCGGTACAGGAAGAGGTACTGGCAAGAAAGGCTGGAATCGCTGGCAAGCTAGTGCAAATAAAGCTAAAAGTTTCAAGCCGTACAAAAGTAAAGGTGTAAAACATGGGGATGCTTCCAAGGATGGAGCCTCTGAAAAATAG